One Malassezia restricta chromosome VI, complete sequence genomic region harbors:
- a CDS encoding ubiquitin carboxyl-terminal hydrolase 10 — protein sequence MDVSAVKHYSGPEHYTDLCFEFNQASTANHNVQFVPVRRGRIKAYSRRSTAGIVWKEAPFLVSTSAISTCIELSERAFLDARKNGVPMNDTRTQATSHYPIQFLMPSDLSPQRPTSLAWVQPRSWAEHAASPVQNKGRSALKLHSPGIIIHAPSSESSVSHPSTPTRQYKPNIWSSPRSSLTVEQLYEKAHEFNRAPLTMPVGLVNQGNSCFASVILQMLVYCRPLYSFLTQLNAMVPQDLTNSTPLLEAIFQFYSEIPVLTNQNNMLNDDLDPIAPDYIYDALRLHRRFDLFQLGHQEDAEEFFSLILNTLHEEVDLVYRRTVKKKQSTHKHSTALEPVASKDPYAAYPPPSINDDSSDDEIDAREVQRPQSPDQNEWLEVGQKGKTSLTRTSGNTDSESPITRMFDGKLRSTLSCPGTKTSIMLEPYRSLPLDIQPPHIHTIEDALRQITEPEIISGVWSHQRNAPVDATKQVCIEALPPVLVLHLKRFVFDGTYGVQKSTKPIRFGMTLDLPQDILSQPCRLVSAFNKYALFGVVYHHGRLATGGHYTVAVRRQDNSGWIHIDDTCVSPIPAEQVVSSALGNKLDMGQAYLLFYLRLEQ from the coding sequence ATGGACGTGAGCGCGGTTAAGCATTACAGCGGTCCTGAACATTACACAGATCTCTGTTTTGAATTCAATCAAGCTTCCACTGCAAATCATAATGTTCAATTCGTTCCTGTGAGGCGGGGGCGCATAAAAGCGTATTCTCGTCGCAGCACCGCAGGAATTGTTTGGAAGGAGGCACCTTTCCTCGTATCGACTAGTGCAATTAGTACCTGCATCGAACTAAGTGAGAGAGCTTTTTTGGATGCTAGAAAGAATGGTGTACCAATGAATGACACCCGTACACAAGCAACAAGTCATTATCCCATTCAATTTTTGATGCCTTCTGACCTCTCGCCTCAGCGGCCAACTTCGTTGGCTTGGGTTCAACCTCGGTCATGGGCCGAGCATGCAGCTTCTCCTGTTCAGAATAAAGGGAGGTCTGCACTGAAATTGCATTCTCCAGGCATCATAATCCATGCACCGTCCTCCGAATCATCTGTATCTCATCCGTCCACTCCCACGCGACAATATAAGCCAAACATATGGAGTTCCCCACGTTCTTCACTAACCGTCGAACAATTGTATGAAAAAGCGCATGAATTTAATCGAGCTCCGTTGACAATGCCGGTGGGATTAGTGAACCAAGGAAATTCTTGTTTTGCCAGTGTTATTCTCCAGATGCTTGTATACTGTCGGCCTCTCTACTCTTTTCTTACGCAACTAAACGCTATGGTGCCCCAGGATCTAACCAACTCAACGCCACTTTTGGAAGCTATATTCCAATTTTATTCAGAAATACCTGTGCTAACAAATCAAAACAACATGTTGAATGATGACTTGGATCCCATTGCACCCGATTATATATACGATGCTTTGCGATTACACAGACGATTCGACCTTTTTCAGCTTGGACACCAAGAGGATGCGGAAGAATTTTTTAGTTTGATTCTGAACACTCTTCATGAAGAAGTTGACCTTGTGTATCGTCGCACAGTGAAAAAGAAACAATCTACGCATAAACACTCTACAGCTTTAGAGCCTGTGGCTTCCAAAGATCCATATGCGGCCTACCCACCACCCTCGATAAATGATGATTCAAGTGATGATGAAATTGATGCCAGGGAAGTACAGCGCCCGCAAAGCCCTGATCAAAATGAATGGCTAGAAGTTGGTCAGAAGGGTAAAACGAGCCTAACTCGAACTAGTGGCAACACAGACAGCGAGTCGCCTATAACCCGAATGTTCGATGGAAAACTACGCAGCACGCTTTCTTGTCCTGGTACTAAAACTAGCATTATGCTTGAGCCCTACCGATCACTCCCACTTGATATTCAACCACCACATATACACACAATCGAAGACGCCTTGAGACAAATAACGGAACCTGAGATCATTTCTGGCGTGTGGTCACATCAACGTAATGCACCTGTGGATGCAACAAAGCAAGTTTGCATTGAAGCTTTACCTCCAGTCCTTGTTCTCCATCTCAAGCGGTTCGTGTTTGACGGAACATATGGCGTACAAAAAAGCACCAAACCAATACGCTTTGGTATGACGCTGGATCTTCCACAAGATATATTGAGTCAACCGTGTCGTCTTGTGTCGGCTTTTAACAAATACGCTTTATTTGGCGTAGTATACCACCATGGACGTCTTGCCACAGGTGGCCATTATACTGTGGCCGTACGGCGTCAAGACAATTCAGGATGGATCCACATTGACGATACCTGCGTTTCACCTATACCTGCTGAACAGGTCGTCTCTTCGGCACTTGGAAACAAGTTGGACATGGGCCAGGCCTATTTGCTGTTTTACCTAAGGCTTGAGCAGTAA
- a CDS encoding pre-mRNA-splicing factor SYF1, translated as MSTSTNSANNEVIDRIAENFPLTFPIPSPSTHEDLIPFDDLVFEQELLRNPDNIRTWMDYISHVEETNYRKRPIPDPEMSSDGVKLLGFLSDKALRLALQRTVGLYERALSVFPTSYKLWRRYLSARAFFVLGEPHDGSAGRRQRLLQTTNPSLEMGPALLDMRREEELQEYWHFALDGTLGWKEWRSLAAAYERALQWLPNMPRIWLDYLTLFVHPACSPILSKTHARRTFDRALRTLPGSLHLRVWKLYLRWAELCCGETARAVWRRYLSVDPSLSEQYCTMLLEMPDEPCYSDGSKNALQSSSKSDDEDEDDDTLSPAKKSRVLEAAKLMLILARKAWHGEYTSPNGKSSYHLILDWLELVERFPEAIGLSLQEEKALPRYDSEEAVTKYDINVLDSSRLPIRQIVECDGLARFPDQAGRLWAGLATYYIKRGDLDTAWNIFEEGMKKVLTVRDFTQIFDAYAESSENVISFMMEDLEDDEEDENAPPKEDQEAEIDQRMLEFEKLMERRPFLVNDVMLRRNQDDVQEWEKRVVLWGENDEEIIATYKKALEIINPRKATANLHRLYIHFAEFYEDGGSQGRKQPGSMERDVTSARQIFERAIKVPYKRVDDLAEVWCSWAEMELRNGNYNEALRVMARATSSPSSQSKIQNVSYYDDSLSPQTRLFKSLKLWSFYTDLEEAIGTLESAKHAFDRILELKIANAQTIINFAQFLEEQHYYEDAFRVYERGVELFTYPVAFELWNVYLSKFVARYGGSKLERARDMFEQALDKCPANLCKPLYLKYGELEEKYGLVRKAMSIYERAAHSVSEKDRYEMFLYYIAKAAANYGLVASRPIYEAAIEILPDRDAVSMCLRFAVLESKLGEMDRARAIYAHASQFCNPKTQTEFWKVWNNFEIQNGTEDTFREMLRIKRSVQAQYNTDMANVASSVMASALSSANAAPDDAASKVTPSDPMAMVEARNASAKAARPSAPAFVAASNLSRPSTETQNNTEEVGGDDDDELL; from the coding sequence ATGTCAACCAGTACCAATAGTGCTAATAATGAAGTGATCGATCGGATTGCTGAAAATTTTCCGCTTACTTTTCCTATACCGTCACCTTCAACACATGAGGACCTAATTCCCTTTGATGACTTGGTATTTGAGCAAGAACTACTCCGAAACCCGGATAACATACGGACATGGATGGATTATATATCTCACGTGGAAGAGACAAACTACCGTAAAAGGCCCATACCAGACCCAGAAATGTCATCAGACGGCGTAAAGTTGCTTGGATTCTTAAGTGATAAGGCGCTTCGCTTAGCTTTGCAAAGGACTGTTGGTTTATACGAACGCGCATTATCTGTATTCCCCACATCATATAAACTATGGCGGCGATACTtgagcgcacgcgcttTTTTCGTGCTTGGTGAACCACATGATGGATCAGCTGGGCGCCGCCAACGCCTGTTACAGACCACAAACCCATCGTTGGAAATGGGTCCTGCTTTGCTTGACATGCGGCGTGAAGAGGAATTACAGGAATATTGGCATTTTGCGCTGGACGGAACACTTGGATGGAAAGAATGGCGTAGTCTCGCTGCTGCATATGAACGCGCGTTACAATGGCTTCCTAACATGCCCCGCATCTGGCTCGATTATCTGACACTCTTTGTACACCCTGCATGTTCTCCCATTTTGTCAAAAACGCATGCTCGACGCACTTTCGACCGAGCACTGCGTACATTGCCGGGCTCTTTGCACCTCCGTGTCTGGAAGCTTTATCTTCGATGGGCTGAACTCTGCTGTGGTGAGACGGCTCGAGCAGTATGGCGTCGTTATTTGAGCGTTGATCCAAGTCTGTCAGAACAATACTGTACCATGTTACTTGAAATGCCAGACGAACCTTGCTACTCCGATGGATCGAAAAATGCCTTGCAATCTTCTTCGAAAAGtgatgacgaggacgaggacgatgatACGTTGAGTCCTGCCAAAAAAAGTCGAGTTCTTGAAGCAGCAAAACTGATGCTGATTCTAGCAAGAAAGGCTTGGCATGGTGAATATACGAGCCCGAATGGAAAGAGCTCTTATCATCTCATACTTGACTGGCTTGAGTTGGTTGAGCGGTTTCCGGAGGCGATTGGTTTGTCTTTACAAGAGGAAAAGGCGCTACCTCGCTACGATTCGGAAGAAGCTGTTACTAAGTATGATATCAATGTGCTTGATTCTTCCCGCTTGCCCATCCGTCAAATTGTAGAATGTGACGGGCTCGCTCGGTTTCCTGACCAAGCAGGACGACTGTGGGCGGGTTTGGCCACGTACTACATCAAAAGAGGAGATTTGGACACAGCCTGGAATATCTTTGAAGAGGGCATGAAAAAGGTGTTGACTGTGCGTGACTTTACGCAGATATTTGATGCATACGCTGAATCAAGCGAGAATGTAATTAGCTTTATGATGGAGGACCTggaagatgacgaagaggatgaaAATGCGCCGCCGAAAGAAGATCAAGAAGCCGAAATCGATCAGCGCATGTTAGAATTTGAGAAACTAATGGAGCGTCGGCCCTTTTTGGTCAATGATGTTATGCTTCGCAGAAATCAGGATGATGTACAAGAATGGGAAAAACGTGTGGTATTGTGGGGTGAAAATGATGAAGAAATTATTGCGACCTACAAAAAGGCACTGGAGATTATCAACCCTCGTAAAGCTACAGCCAATTTACATCGGCTTTATATCCATTTTGCTGAATTTTATGAGGACGGAGGAAGCCAGGGTCGTAAACAGCCTGGATCTATGGAACGAGATGTCACGTCTGCTCGACAGATATTTGAACGCGCCATTAAAGTTCCTTACAAGCGTGTAGATGATCTCGCTGAAGTATGGTGCTCATGGGCAGAAATGGAACTCCGTAATGGCAATTATAATGAAGCACTGCGAGTTATGGCACGGGCTACAAGCTCGCCAAGCAGTCAGAGTAAAATTCAAAACGTCTCATATTATGACGACTCTCTCTCGCCACAGACGAGATTGTTCAAGAGCCTGAAACTCTGGTCATTTTACACTGATTTGGAAGAGGCTATAGGCACGCTTGAAAGTGCCAAACATGCGTTTGATCGGATTCTCGAACTCAAGATTGCTAATGCTCAGACCATCATTAATTTTGCTCAGTTTCTCGAAGAGCAGCACTATTATGAGGATGCTTTTAGGGTTTATGAACGTGGCGTAGAACTGTTCACTTACCCAGTCGCATTTGAATTGTGGAATGTGTATTTGAGCAAGTTCGTTGCACGCTATGGTGGAAGCAAGCTCGAACGCGCCCGCGATATGTTTGAGCAGGCTTTGGACAAATGTCCAGCTAACCTTTGTAAGCCATTATACCTCAAGTATGGCGAGCTTGAAGAAAAGTATGGACTCGTGCGAAAGGCCATGAGTATTTatgagcgtgccgcgcattCTGTTTCTGAAAAAGATCGGTACGAAATGTTCTTGTACTACATTGCGAAAGCAGCAGCAAACTATGGCTTGGTGGCTTCGCGACCTATCTACGAAGCTGCCATTGAGATATTGCCAGACCGCGATGCAGTTTCGATGTGCTTGCGTTTTGCTGTCCTCGAAAGTAAACTGGGTGAAATGGATAGGGCCAGGGCTATTTacgcgcatgcatcgcaaTTTTGTAACCCCAAGACACAAACGGAGTTCTGGAAGGTATGGAACAACTTTGAGATTCAAAATGGCACAGAAGATACATTCCGTGAAATGCTCCGCATTAAGCGCTCAGTACAAGCTCAGTATAACACCGATATGGCTAATGTTGCGTCATCTGTGATGGCATCTGCTCTATCAAGCGCTAATGCAGCGCCTGATGATGCCGCAAGTAAGGTTACACCTTCTGATCCGATGGCCATGGTTGAAGCACGGAACGCCAGTGCCAAAGCAGCAAGACCTTCTGCACCTGCCTTTGTCGCCGCATCAAATCTATCACGACCCTCAACTGAAACTCAGAACAATACTGAGGAAGTGGGAggtgacgatgatgacgagcttCTGTAG
- a CDS encoding cellulase (glycosyl hydrolase family 5) — translation MVAHDLSDASIGGTILLDGQYFRDAYGRVLLLRGVNVGGASKLPSEPRNVLQTYADPEHLTFVNRPFSLEEAPEHCMRLRTWGLTLVRLLVTWEALSHEGPCPEYPIDQAYVAYLRSLLGIFSDYGLKCIINAHQDVWSRLCGGSGAPGWTFSAASLNRNHLEPTGAALVPGAGGIRMKSEPPTGKTEPTGPFNWPSGYQKMAPCTMNTLFWAGSVFAPQMCLLRDTEGRILDEKDAINIQHFLQNAYVEAYGQLVDALASCPALIGIELMNEPHRGYVNLYSFNRWNYLTDLHIGHYPSALQGLALGDGHSQMIPFYVKTWPVPSRLSHYTRVDPQGLSAWYKSSDSQSFPNTRKQDGCLWREHGVWDWDEKKQKPIVLQADYFHVDPRPGQQRRPVEWYRDFYAPFVQKFDQRVRRSSPSLFLLVEPIPNEFMPRWGHGKEPHPCTTQTILPQPRPSNFVYAPHFYDLNVLFFKSYRGMSVNVQGLGRGMFLLCALYFGTWGLFRNYLHQITTLCRRGRDALGQVPILLGEVGIPYDVNESLIRNPGDYSVQVTLLDALISAMEKNWVSFTLWNYNPSNTVAHGDEWNMEDFSIINLELPAKDKQNTHYDKIEYQGGRALDAIIRPYACKVAGIPQRTSWNRRTRTFTFTWRAMDTTSEDPKSAITEIFVPEYLTHGSVPEIVVKHGEYEFHALNQTLYVKTTDEPGAMYSVTIRFGVRTKVQPVIGIGLAVLVLLFALLSHLYMKRMT, via the exons ATGGTGGCACATGATTTATCGGATGCATCAATAGGTGGAACCATTCTACTTGATGGCCAGTATTTCCGTGATGCATATGGTCGTGTCCTACTTCTACGTGGAGTCAATGTAGGAGGAGCAAGCAAATT ACCATCTGAACCACGAAACGTGCTCCAAACATATGCGGACCCTGAACATTTGACCTTTGTGAATAGACCGTTCTCCCTTGAAGAGGCTCCTGAACATTGCATGCGTCTTCGCACATGGGGTCTGACTCTGGTGCGTCTGCTCGTAACGTGGGAGGCTCTTTCCCATGAGGGCCCCTGTCCTGAGTACCCCATCGATCAAGCTTATGTCGCCTATTTGCGAAGCCTACTTGGCATTTTTTCGGATTATGGTTTGAAATGTATTATCAATGCACATCAAGATGTTTGGAGCAGACTCTGTGGTGGTAGTGGTGCACCAGGCTGG ACATTTAGCGCTGCAAGCTTAAACCGAAATCATCTTGAACCAACAGGAGCAGCACTCGTCCCAGGAGCAGGAGGTATTCGAATGAAAAGTGAGCCTCCTACAGGTAAGACAGAACCTACGGGACCCTTCAACTGGCCTTCGGGTTACCAGAAGATGGCACCCTGTACTATGAATACTTTGTTTTGGGCCGGCAGTGTTTTTGCACCTCAGATGTGCTTACTTCGTGACACTGAAGGAAGAATACTTGATGAAAAAGATGCGATCAACATTCAACACTTTCTTCAGAATGCTTATGTGGAAGCCTACGGCCAGCTGGTTGACGCCTTGGCTTCATGTCCAGCGTTAATTGGTATTGAATTAATGAATGAACCGCATCGAGGATACGTGAATTTGTATTCTTTCAATCGCTGGAATTATTTGACTGACCTGCATATTGGTCATTATCCTTCTGCCTTACAAGGTCTAGCTCTAGGTGATGGCCATTCGCAGATGATACCATTTTATGTCAAAACTTGGCCCGTCCCCTCGCGTTTATCTCATTATACACGCGTCGATCCACAAGGTCTCTCCGCCTGGTACAAGAGTTCAGATTCACAGTCTTTCCCCAATACTCGCAAACAAGACGGTTGTTTGTGGAGAGAACACGGCGTGTGGGACTGGGACGAAAAAAAGCAGAAGCCCATTGTGCTTCAGGCTGACTACTTCCATGTGGATCCCCGTCCGGGCCAACAGCGACGTCCTGTTGAATGGTACAGAGACTTTTATGCGCCATTTGTTCAGAAATTCGACCAACGTGTTCGACGATCGTCTCCCTCTCTATTTCTCTTGGTGGAGCCGATCCCGAACGAATTTATGCCTCGTTGGGGTCATGGTAAAGAGCCCCACCCGTGCACAACACAGACAATTTTACCACAGCCTCGGCCCAGTAACTTTGTATACGCACCTCACTTTTACGATTTAAATGTGTTGTTTTTTAAGTCGTACCGCGGTATGAGTGTAAATGTTCAAGGACTGGGCCGAGGTATGTTTTTGTTGTGTGCACTGTACTTCGGCACATGGGGTCTGTTTAGGAACTACTTGCATCAGATCACAACCCTCTGTCGCCGAGGACGTGATGCATTGGGCCAAGTACCAATTCTACTTGGTGAAGTCGGTATCCCCTACGATGTAAACGAGTCACTGATTAGGAATCCTGGTGACTATAGTGTGCAAGTTACATTGCTCGATGCATTAATTTCTGCGATGGAAAAAAACTGGGTTTCCTTCACACTTTGGAATTATAATCCTTCCAACACCGTCGCTCATGGTGATGAATGGAATATGGAAGATTTTTCCATTATCAACCTAGAACTACCTGCGAAGGATAAGCAAAATACGCATTACGATAAAATCGAGTATCAAGGTGGACGTGCACTTGATGCCATTATTCGTCCGTATGCGTGTAAAGTGGCAGGGATCCCTCAACGTACGTCGTGGAACCGTCGCACGCGCACATTCACCTTCACGTGGCGAGCGATGGATACGACGTCAGAAGATCCGAAAAGTGCGATAACAGAGATTTTCGTACCAGAATACCTGACGCATGGATCTGTTCCAGAAATTGTCGTGAAGCATGGCGAATATGAGTTCCACGCATTGAACCAGACCTTGTATGTGAAAACAACGGATGAGCCTGGAGCAATGTACTCGGTTACCATTCGATTTGGAGTCAGAACTAAAGTACAGCCCGTAATTGGCATTGGGCTTGCTGTTCTAGTGCTCCTGTTCGCGCTACTTTCTCATTTGTATATGAAACGAATGACATGA
- a CDS encoding glycoside hydrolase family 5 protein has protein sequence MQLTSTLLDFTKVASTLSLSVANYKPIPVLQTNDSSSHGRVGAVSSHKSGTEDHSAASWGLPSILHVPESSSKGNNGRVASSHKDSSGKTVGAGCNVLDEYSPKDSLNVEFPPYNQTRANIMRYRKQIGVNGGSWFVLENWMAPSMFDCAVDGKASEMDFLNGYGGSEKGMKSAQARLEEHWDTWIQAKDFVEMKSLGLNTLRLPIGYWHLPGSNFTKNSDFEPYGKVYVNAWKYIKRAIKYADDNDIGVLIDMHGAYGSQNGQPHSGVNNGKADFFNDFNENKMTKLLVWLVQELEDVSNVIGIELLNEPHNTKRLWKWYSRTMDAMRKAQTKSRDMPLYFHDAFSPSQGAEFVSKRDDFVVQDTHSYFVYTQQDRDMSASKHTSHIEGQVQKSMSDLADKARGNMVVGEWSCALNPNSLRNSNNKRAATSDYCRAQTSTYLNATAGVMFWSWNMEHCSSNAGWCFKSVLPRYMKNSYNAWGLDGQITNKTINTVTEKIISQELPSKYRSDTKGKSLSVCNKDGGANQSSGSTKNSGRNAAVKKSQSHASKHDGSSKKNKHTLQHRSESHEGALNRRGFHHHVLSDILGYGDGFNTAKFLAGMMSLSRLGFEQQYLSDTGEYYKKHKIIDIGKHDSKSYKSHFKKGLNAMESKIIKIAEKA, from the coding sequence ATGCAGCTTACGTCTACTTTGCTGGACTTCACAAAAGTCGCATCGACTCTTTCCTTGTCGGTTGCCAACTACAAGCCGATTCCCGTTCTTCAAACCAATGATTCTTCCAGTCACGGCCGTGTGGGTGCTGTAAGCAGTCACAAATCAGGGACTGAAGATCATTCAGCAGCATCCTGGGGTCTGCCCTCCATACTTCATGTTCCTGAATCGTCATCAAAAGGAAACAATGGTCGTGTCGCTTCCAGTCATAAGGACTCGTCAGGCAAGACGGTTGGCGCTGGCTGCAATGTTCTGGATGAATATTCTCCCAAAGACTCTTTGAATGTGGAATTCCCTCCATACAATCAAACTCGAGCCAACATCATGCGCTACCGTAAGCAGATTGGTGTGAATGGTGGTTCATGGTTTGTTCTGGAAAACTGGATGGCGCCCTCCATGTTTGATTGTGCAGTAGACGGTAAGGCGTCTGAGATGGACTTTCTCAATGGATACGGTGGCTCTGAAAAAGGTATGAAGAGTGCACAGGCTCGTTTGGAAGAGCATTGGGATACATGGATCCAGGCTAAGGACTTTGTTGAAATGAAGTCGCTGGGCCTCAACACACTTCGTCTTCCGATTGGATACTGGCATCTACCTGGGTCAAATTTTACGAAAAACTCAGACTTTGAGCCATATGGTAAAGTGTACGTCAACGCTTGGAAGTATATTAAAAGAGCTATCAAGTACGCGGACGATAACGACATCGGAGTGCTTATTGATATGCACGGCGCATATGGCTCTCAGAATGGTCAACCACACTCAGGAGTAAATAACGGAAAGGCTGACTTTTTTAACGATTTCAATGAGAACAAGATGACCAAGCTCTTGGTATGGCTCGTCCAAGAATTAGAGGATGTTTCTAATGTGATTGGGATTGAGCTTTTGAATGAGCCGCATAATACAAAGCGACTTTGGAAATGGTACTCTAGGAccatggatgccatgcgcaaAGCTCAAACCAAGTCTAGGGACATGCCACTTTATTTCCATGATGCTTTCAGCCCGTCTCAAGGTGCTGAGTTTGTCAGCAAGCGTGATGACTTTGTCGTGCAAGATACGCATTCGTATTTTGTCTACACTCAGCAGGATCGGGATATGAGTGCTTCAAAACATACGTCTCATATCGAAGGTCAGGTGCAAAAATCCATGTCCGATTTGGCTGATAAGGCGCGTGGCAACATGGTCGTGGGTGAATGGTCATGTGCGTTGAATCCGAATTCACTGAGAAACTCGAATAACAAGAGAGCCGCAACATCAGATTATTGTCGAGCCCAAACTAGCACATATTTGAATGCTACTGCTGGTGTCATGTTCTGGAGCTGGAATATGGAGCACTGCAGCAGCAATGCTGGTTGGTGCTTCAAGTCTGTTCTTCCCAGATATATGAAAAATTCATACAACGCCTGGGGTCTAGACGGTCAAATTACAAATAAGACTATCAATACTGTGACAGAGAAGATCATTTCTCAGGAACTTCCATCAAAGTACAGGAGCGACACGAAAGGGAAAAGTCTGAGTGTCTGTAACAAAGATGGTGGTGCCAATCAGTCTTCTGGCTCCACTAAGAATTCAGGGCGTAATGCTGCTGTAAAGAAAAGTCAGTCTCATGCCTCAAAACACGATGGATCATCAAAGAAGAACAAACACACGCTGCAACATCGTAGCGAATCACACGAAGGTGCCCTGAATCGCAGAGGATTCCATCATCACGTGTTGAGTGACATTCTTGGCTATGGTGATGGATTTAACACTGCCAAGTTTTTGGCAGGCATGATGTCTCTGTCTCGGCTTGGATTTGAGCAACAATACTTGTCTGACACAGGTGAGTATTACAAGAAGCACAAGATCATCGACATCGGAAAGCACGACTCCAAGTCGTACAAGTCCCACTTTAAAAAGGGCTTGAACGCAATGGAAAGTAAAATCATCAAAATCGCTGAGAAAGCATGA